Part of the Vibrio celticus genome, GGAACCGTAAAATCCGATGCGTTCGGTAACAAGGTGAAATCGACATCTTTGAACGTGATCGCCGTATTCAAATACCACAAACACGCTTCGTGGTGCTGAGCGTGACTATCTAAAGATGGCTGACCGGTACAGGTATCACTTCTTAATTTATCCAAAGAAAACTGCTGAACCGACTCTAAAATCGCGACCGCTCTAGTTTGTTCTGTTTCAACCCAATCACCCGCTACTTTCGCACGAATCTCAGACACTGCACCCAGCATCCCGATACCCACCAAGAACGGCCATAAATAATCCATAAGTTTCCATTTGCGACGGCTCAAATTGAACCCACACCAAATCGGAAGATGAAAAAGGAGCGTTAGCCCAAGCGATAGCAAAACGAAATTCAAAGAGCTAGAGAGCATGAGTTCGCTATCAAAGAAGTTCATCATAATGAGAGACTTGCCTGTATAACAAAGAGAAATTTGATACTAGGTTCGATATTAGAAAAGAGTGTAAGGGTAAAGTAAAAACAGCGCGAAAAGTTAGAGTTTGGATAAATAACATCCAATTGAAACTTGTCGTTATTTCAAAGCCAACACATGCTCGATAAAAGTCGACTTCTTTTCGCGGTATTCATCTTGTGGCCAACCTTCACAAGACATTTTGAGGGTGTTGTATTGCTCCACGAATGCCGGATTCGCACGTAGCTTGTCACGAAATGCCAGAAAGCATTCGAACTCAGAACCGTTAGCGACCACTTGCAACGCCACATCATGAGCGGATGTAGATTCCAACATACACAGTTCGGGTGTTCTTAAGGTATCGAGTTTCTCATTGAAGCCGAGTGTTGTGAGTTGTTCAATGGCGTACTCAAGTTCACTCGATTCAATACCGACGAAGATATCCAAATCGCCCTTAGACACTGCAGATGGAATAGAAGATGCGCCTACATGCTCAATTCTCGCATTAGGGATTAGCGTTTTGATGTCTCGTTCGTATCGGACAAACAGCTCGTTGCAAGCCGCTTGGTATTGTTCCGCGGGGTAAAATTTCATATATCCTTACTCCGAATCACAAACTATTGAACACACCAATTGCTAACAGAAGCAACACGATGCTAATAGCTCCGATATAAGAGATTCTGGTTCTCTCTTTTTCAGTTGGAATCAATGGGGGGAAGCGCCCTAATGTGAATACTTTACAAACTATCCAGCCAGATCCGTAACCAATGAACTCAATCAAGAACGACTGAAACAGATACCTAAAAAATGAGCTCAATGCCCTAAAATACGCGACTATTAAGTCTTCCATTTTTTGTCCTAACTAAAGTCAATTTGGACTAAAAATGCCATGGGGTAGAGATTCATATCAAGAACCTTATACAGGACTGCGCACGCAATGAATCAGTTTAAACGTAAGTACTTACTATCGACATGCAATGATTCACAGAGTCTTCTTTCTCGTCAACAGGTGCAACATAGTGAATTGCAGTTTCGGCATGTTAGACAGCTAACATCGAAGTGTTAGCTGTCACGCATCTGAATACTAGGCTTCAGTCTCGCCTTTTAAGTCCTTTAGAGACTGCAGGTTTTCATTAATTTTGAAGATAACTATCATCAATTCACACCAAATTCTCGCACCTATAGCGCCGCCTAATATCGTAAACGCACCAAGAATAAACTTCTCAAATGTTACGCCTCCATATCCTCCAAACATGGTTGCTAGTCCTGAAACTACAGCGATTAGCAACAACAACCAATATAGGCCAGTAACTAACTTAGGAGTTAACATTGAGTCGAACGAAAAAACTGATTTCATTACTATATTTCCTTACTTTTTATGAAATTTATACTTGGGTATCTAACTAGTTCTTTGTGAATTTTCGCAATCAAAAGCTTTGAATTTCAACAAGCTTTCCTTTCAGAACATACACATACCAAACATACAGCCTAAATTTCATGACCAACAACAATTTATATGCAACTAAATGTATCATGTGACGCAAATATCGAACTCACTTCGGTGGATTCATAAAACTATTAAGGATGCATACTAATAAAGTTTCTAATATACCTTTGTCCAAAAACAAAAAGCCCCGGTTATAGGAACCGGGGAAACAGGGTGGGATGAGTTTGGCGCGTGCCCGTAAACCAAACTCTCCCCAAGCCTCACCTAAGACTCATGCTCTTAGGTAAAGGATTTCACATGATTATTGAAGCGTAGCGCCTTGCTCTACCCAAGTACCGATCAGTGCGCGTTCTTCGTCAGTCATTTGAGTCATGTTGCCGAGCGGCATCACCTTGGTTGTTACGGTTTGAGCAACAATCCTTGGGACATTGGCTTTAATCTCTTCTGGGGTATCAAACATCACACCACCAGGTGCAGCAGCAAAAGCGGCGTGGCTCGGGGTTGATGAGTGACACACAGAACAGCGCTCTTGAATGACTTTGTTGATAGTTTCAAAGCTGACGCCTGCGCTAGCAGTTTGTATTGCGTGATCTGCTGGTGCAGCTTGAGAACTAGTCATCGTTGATGCTGTGTCGTTTGCAGCGAGCTCTTCTGTCGCTGATTCAGTCGCGCTTACTTGCACTTCTTGAACCACTGGTGCTTGCACAACCGGAGTCATCTGTTTTTTCGCGTAAGGTGAGGTAACAAACGCAAGCGTGATCATACCCAATGCTGCTACTGGTATTGTCCATGCAAACTTCTGGCTACCATGACGGGTGTTGAAGTAGTGACGCACCAAGATACTGAAGATCGCTAAACCGGCAAGGATCAACCAGTTGTATTCCGAGCCGTAAGTGCTTGGGAAGTGATTACTGATCATGATGAACAGCACTGGCAGTGTCATGTAGTTGTTGTGACGAGAACGCAGTAGGCCTTTCGCAGGCAGTGCCGGATCCGGTTCGCGCTTCTCTTCAATCGCTTTCACCAAGTTGCGCTGTGCTGGCATGATAACGCGGAATACGTTACCGACCATGATGGTACCAATTATCGCACCAACGTGGATGTAGGCACCACGACCACTGAACACTTGAGTTAGGCCGTAAGTTGCAGCAACGAGCAGCACAAACAGCACAACGCCAAGCAACACCGGGGTTTTTCCTAATGGTGAGTCACACAGTAAGTCGTAGATAAACCAACCAGCAACGAATGAACCAATACCAATAGCGATTGCCGTTGTTGAATCAAGGCCAGAGCCCGGTGCAATCAGGTAGATTTCAGCGTTGAGGTAGTAAACCACACCCAGTAGACACACACCGGTGATCCACGTGAAGTAAGCTTCCCATTTGAACCAGTGCAGGTGCTCTGGCATTTCTGGTGGTGAAAGTTTGTACTTCTCTAGGTGATAAATACCACCGCCGTGAATTGCCCATAAGTCGCCTGAAAGGCCGGTTTTTGGGTTTACTCGGTTAAGGTTGTTCTCTAACCAAACAAAGTAAAATGATGCGCCTATCCACGCAACACCAACAATCATGTGAGCCCAGCGTATTGCTAGATTCAACCATTCTGTAATATGCGGATCCATAATAAACTCCTGTATCACAACGCTTTAGCTAAGCGTTGCTCTTCCTTATTGTCGTCCGTTGGCAGATCGTCCAAATGCAATGCCACTCGGTCGCTGTCGAAATAAACTTCGTCACAGTTGTGCCCTTCGCCGCCTCTATCGACGATCAAGAACTGGTCTTGATCAGTAAGCGCAAGAACTGGGTGATGCCACACCCCTTTGTGATAGTTCACTCCTTGACGGCCGTTGCTCAAGAAAGCTCGGCTATTGGCTAATGTTGGATCGTCGCCTTTTGGCGCAACAACAATTAAATAGGGTTGACCAAGTAATGGAATGAATGCCTGAGAGCCAAGTGGATGACGCTCCAACATTTTGATGGTCAGTGGGTAGCTCAACGGTGTGGCTTGGAAGATGCTGATGATCGCTTCTCCGTCTTGGTCTTGCACATCCGTTGTCGCTAGCTTGTGGTAGCGACGTGTTGATCCACTGTTGATCATGAAGAAATCACTATTATCGGACTCGATAACATCACCAAACTCTGCAAAAGCCTGCTTGGTTAACGGTTCGATGGATAAACGACGTATTCCATTACTCATATTCAATTCCTTACCTATTTCGCTTTCGTACCAAATAGACGCAAACGGCTGATACCACCATCTGGGAATATATTTGCACGTACATGGGTAATCGCACCAAGGTCATTAACCTCAGAAATGAATTCGTGAATCTCGTGCGCTTGCAGCTTTTGTGCTGGCAACAGTTCACGCCAGAATAGGCTTTGTGTTTCCACTTGGTCGTCGGTGCCACCTTTCACGTAAGCCGCTTGGATTGAGCAGCTGTCTGGGTAGTTACCTTTGAAGTGTGCCGTATCCACAACGATACGTTCGATGTTACCTGGGTGACCTAGTGCCACGATAACCCAGTCATTACCCGGTGTACGACGACGTGCTGTTTCCCAGCCATCACCCATGTTTTCACCGCGGCCTGGGCCTAAGATGTTGGCTTTGTTGCCGTAGTGCTCATCGCTACATGCGAGTGCTCGGCCACCGTGTTCAACCGATGCTAGGTCAACTTGTTGCTGAGAATCTATTGCTTCCCAATCGACACTTGGTCGACCGTAAACACGCAAGCGCGCGACGCCGCCGTCTGGGTAGATGTTCAAACGTAGGTGCGTAAATACTTGGTCGCTTTCAATCGCTTCAAGATGATGATGATCACCCTGCAATGCCATTGAAGGCAGAATTTCTTGCCACTCTGTTGCGTCCGTTGGTTCACCTTGTGGTGAATAACACGCGTCAATTGAAGCCGAAGGTGGGAAGTTACCTGTGAAGAATGAGGTATCAATATCAACGCCAGCAATGGTGCCAGCTAGGCCAAGGCGAACGACACAGTAGTCGTAACCTTCACCGCGTTTACGTCTGCTTTCCCAACCGTCCATCCACTTGCCGTTATCGTCATATAAGTCGTCTTTCCACTCTGGCGCTGCGTGGCTGAGTAGACGGCTTTTATCGGCGAAAAAATCGTCTGTTGCGAAGGTAGCTTCTGCGCCGAGTTTTTCGTCTGCAAGGTTTATGAATTGTTCAAATGTTTGGGTCATGTCCGTGTAATCCTATCCAATTAATCAAGTAATAATAAAATGAGAACTTAGTGGCTTATGCTTTATTCAATAAGGCTTTGATAAACAAGCCTTCGATAAATCAAGCTCTAATAAGCAGCGCTCTGATAAACAAAGCTCTTGGCTCACTAAGACTGGGCTGAGATAGCTGTTAACTCCGTTAACTTACATATCCCAGAGACGAAACATCGCGATCTTGTTGATCTCTTGAATCGCCGTAGCAAACTCAGTTTCACTATCATTTCCTAATCGCATCTCGAACGACTCAAGAATTTGGTAACGATTGGCTCCCTTCACCGCCATGATAAAAGGGAAATTGAAGCGACTTTTGTAGCTGTTGTTGTAAGAAGTGAATTTTTCAAATTCTTCGGCGTTGCACTGGTCGATGCCCGCCCCCGCTTGTTCTTTGGTCGACGACTCGGTGAGTTCGCCGTTTACTGCTGCTCGACCGGCTAAATCCGGGTGAGCGTTGATCAAAGCCAACTGTTTGCCTTGGTCTGCACTTAACAAGGTCGATGCCATTTTCAGGTGAAGATTCTCGATATGGTCGTCTTCGGCATTCAAACCTTGGTCATACACCACTTCTGCAACCCACGGGCTGTGTTCGTAAACATCAGCAAAGTGAGCGACAAACGTATCGCGGTCCATGGTTGTTGGTTGGCATGATCGAAATTCAGTCACGTTAAGCCTCCTTGCTTCACTGCTACTTTTGCTGTTGATCAATAGCGTTATTTGATTGATATGGATGATGTTGGTGCCAGTGGTTGGCTATATCGATTCGACGACATAACCACACGCTGTCGTGCTGTTTTACGTAATCTAAGAAACGTCTTAATGCAGCAATACGACCGGGGCGACCAATCAGACGACAATGCAACCCAACCGACATCATTTTCGGTGCGGTTTCGCCTTCCATATACAGGGTGTCAAACGTGTCTTTCAGGTATTGGAAGAACTGCTCACCCGAGTTGAAGCCTTGCGCCGTTGAAAAACGCATGTCGTTCACATCGAGTGTGTATGGGATCACCAGTTGTGGATGACCAGTCTCGGTGTGCCAATAAGGCAGGTCATCGTCATAAGCATCGGAGTCGTAAAGAAAGCCGCCTTCTTCTGCTACTAAGCGACGCGTATTCGGCCCAGTTCGACCTGTGTACCAACCTTGTGGGCGTTGACCCGTCACTTGTTGGATGATCTCAATCGCTTTGGTCATGTGGTCGCGCTCTTCAGACTCATCAATGTATTGATAGTCTATCCAGCGATAACCGTGGCTACAGATTTCGTGACCCGCTTCGACCATGGCTTTGGCTACGTCTGGGTGACGCTCAATCGCCATTGCGACCGCAAAGACGGTCAGTGGGATTTCATATTCATCGAACAAGCGAAGAACACGCCATACACCCGCACGGCTACCATATTCATAAATGGATTCCATGCTCATGTGACGTTCGCCTTTGATCGGCAGTGCTGACGGGATCTCTGAAAGAAAAGCTTCAGACTCGTCGTCTCCATGTAACAAACAACGCTCACCGCCCTCTTCATAGTTCAATACAAAAGAAACCGCGACGCGCGCATTACCTGGCCATTGAGGGTTTGGAGGGTTAGCTCCGTAACCGATCAAATTTCTTGAATAATCCTTATTCATCCAAGTACTCCTAACATAAGTGGTTGGCTTAGCCGCTCTTTCATTGGTTCATCAAAATGAATCAATGAATGGATTTTCCAAAAACTGAGCAACCTTACCCCTGTACATTTATTGTATACAATTATTTATCTCAATGTAAAGATTTTGTTATTCAAGTTAATTTTCCTTACTCA contains:
- a CDS encoding GrpB family protein, which gives rise to MKFYPAEQYQAACNELFVRYERDIKTLIPNARIEHVGASSIPSAVSKGDLDIFVGIESSELEYAIEQLTTLGFNEKLDTLRTPELCMLESTSAHDVALQVVANGSEFECFLAFRDKLRANPAFVEQYNTLKMSCEGWPQDEYREKKSTFIEHVLALK
- a CDS encoding DUF4282 domain-containing protein, with protein sequence MKSVFSFDSMLTPKLVTGLYWLLLLIAVVSGLATMFGGYGGVTFEKFILGAFTILGGAIGARIWCELMIVIFKINENLQSLKDLKGETEA
- a CDS encoding urate hydroxylase PuuD, with the protein product MDPHITEWLNLAIRWAHMIVGVAWIGASFYFVWLENNLNRVNPKTGLSGDLWAIHGGGIYHLEKYKLSPPEMPEHLHWFKWEAYFTWITGVCLLGVVYYLNAEIYLIAPGSGLDSTTAIAIGIGSFVAGWFIYDLLCDSPLGKTPVLLGVVLFVLLVAATYGLTQVFSGRGAYIHVGAIIGTIMVGNVFRVIMPAQRNLVKAIEEKREPDPALPAKGLLRSRHNNYMTLPVLFIMISNHFPSTYGSEYNWLILAGLAIFSILVRHYFNTRHGSQKFAWTIPVAALGMITLAFVTSPYAKKQMTPVVQAPVVQEVQVSATESATEELAANDTASTMTSSQAAPADHAIQTASAGVSFETINKVIQERCSVCHSSTPSHAAFAAAPGGVMFDTPEEIKANVPRIVAQTVTTKVMPLGNMTQMTDEERALIGTWVEQGATLQ
- a CDS encoding ureidoglycolate lyase, translating into MSNGIRRLSIEPLTKQAFAEFGDVIESDNSDFFMINSGSTRRYHKLATTDVQDQDGEAIISIFQATPLSYPLTIKMLERHPLGSQAFIPLLGQPYLIVVAPKGDDPTLANSRAFLSNGRQGVNYHKGVWHHPVLALTDQDQFLIVDRGGEGHNCDEVYFDSDRVALHLDDLPTDDNKEEQRLAKAL
- the alc gene encoding allantoicase, with the translated sequence MTQTFEQFINLADEKLGAEATFATDDFFADKSRLLSHAAPEWKDDLYDDNGKWMDGWESRRKRGEGYDYCVVRLGLAGTIAGVDIDTSFFTGNFPPSASIDACYSPQGEPTDATEWQEILPSMALQGDHHHLEAIESDQVFTHLRLNIYPDGGVARLRVYGRPSVDWEAIDSQQQVDLASVEHGGRALACSDEHYGNKANILGPGRGENMGDGWETARRRTPGNDWVIVALGHPGNIERIVVDTAHFKGNYPDSCSIQAAYVKGGTDDQVETQSLFWRELLPAQKLQAHEIHEFISEVNDLGAITHVRANIFPDGGISRLRLFGTKAK
- the uraD gene encoding 2-oxo-4-hydroxy-4-carboxy-5-ureidoimidazoline decarboxylase gives rise to the protein MTEFRSCQPTTMDRDTFVAHFADVYEHSPWVAEVVYDQGLNAEDDHIENLHLKMASTLLSADQGKQLALINAHPDLAGRAAVNGELTESSTKEQAGAGIDQCNAEEFEKFTSYNNSYKSRFNFPFIMAVKGANRYQILESFEMRLGNDSETEFATAIQEINKIAMFRLWDM
- the puuE gene encoding allantoinase PuuE yields the protein MNKDYSRNLIGYGANPPNPQWPGNARVAVSFVLNYEEGGERCLLHGDDESEAFLSEIPSALPIKGERHMSMESIYEYGSRAGVWRVLRLFDEYEIPLTVFAVAMAIERHPDVAKAMVEAGHEICSHGYRWIDYQYIDESEERDHMTKAIEIIQQVTGQRPQGWYTGRTGPNTRRLVAEEGGFLYDSDAYDDDLPYWHTETGHPQLVIPYTLDVNDMRFSTAQGFNSGEQFFQYLKDTFDTLYMEGETAPKMMSVGLHCRLIGRPGRIAALRRFLDYVKQHDSVWLCRRIDIANHWHQHHPYQSNNAIDQQQK